A DNA window from Halomonas zincidurans B6 contains the following coding sequences:
- a CDS encoding amidohydrolase, whose translation MTTQTDTLDPKGIDLKGAIGAQVEATLDNVQALYRQIHQYPELPFQEHETSARLAEALEALGYEVTRGVGGTGVVALLKNGEGPTVMLRGDMDALPIKEDTGLEFASTRTVETESGTVPLMHACGHDLHSSCVVGTAAVMAGLKERWSGTLMLICQPAEEIFGGARAMLDDGLYTRFARPDIILGQHNMPALAGTVGHRAGSAMAACTNLAVTIHGAGGHGSMPAQTVDPVVIAAHVVTRLQTIVSREVPPEETVVVTVGKLHAGTQANIIPHSAELEINIRSFDNALHRQVVAAIERIIRAECEAGRSPKPPEFRVLNETLALHNDSETVERVRRAHAEHFGEANLYEMPRLNGSEDFPYFANAEAGGFSGEDIPSVYWFIGATPKERWAETSGKSVAEKMRHLEMPHSPYYFPGNEVTLRTGIEALAAGALGCLNTCVYNDGN comes from the coding sequence ATGACGACGCAAACCGATACGCTTGACCCCAAGGGCATCGACCTCAAGGGCGCCATCGGCGCCCAGGTGGAGGCGACCCTCGACAACGTTCAGGCGCTGTACCGCCAGATTCACCAGTATCCCGAGTTGCCCTTCCAGGAGCACGAGACCAGCGCCCGCCTCGCCGAGGCCCTGGAGGCGCTGGGCTATGAGGTAACCCGCGGCGTGGGCGGCACCGGCGTGGTGGCGCTGCTGAAGAACGGCGAGGGCCCCACGGTGATGCTGCGCGGCGACATGGACGCCCTGCCGATCAAGGAGGATACCGGCCTCGAGTTCGCCAGCACGCGCACCGTGGAGACCGAGAGCGGCACGGTGCCGCTGATGCACGCCTGCGGCCACGACCTGCACAGCAGCTGCGTGGTGGGCACCGCCGCAGTGATGGCGGGGCTGAAGGAACGCTGGTCCGGCACCCTGATGCTGATCTGCCAGCCCGCCGAGGAGATCTTCGGTGGGGCCAGGGCCATGCTGGACGACGGCCTCTACACGCGCTTCGCCCGGCCGGACATCATCCTCGGCCAGCACAACATGCCGGCGCTGGCCGGCACCGTCGGCCATCGGGCCGGTAGCGCCATGGCCGCCTGCACCAACCTGGCGGTGACGATTCATGGGGCCGGCGGTCACGGCTCCATGCCCGCCCAGACGGTGGACCCGGTGGTGATCGCCGCCCATGTGGTCACTCGCCTGCAGACCATCGTCTCGCGGGAGGTGCCGCCGGAAGAGACCGTGGTGGTCACCGTCGGCAAGCTGCACGCCGGCACCCAGGCCAACATCATCCCCCATTCGGCGGAGCTCGAGATCAACATCCGCAGCTTCGACAACGCCCTGCACCGCCAGGTGGTGGCGGCCATCGAGCGCATCATCCGCGCCGAGTGCGAGGCCGGGCGCTCGCCCAAGCCCCCCGAATTCCGCGTGCTCAACGAGACCCTCGCCCTGCACAACGATTCGGAGACGGTGGAGCGGGTGCGCCGGGCCCATGCCGAACACTTCGGCGAGGCGAACCTCTACGAGATGCCGCGCCTCAATGGCAGCGAGGATTTTCCGTACTTCGCCAATGCCGAGGCGGGCGGCTTCAGTGGCGAGGACATTCCCTCCGTCTACTGGTTCATCGGAGCGACCCCCAAGGAGCGCTGGGCCGAGACGTCAGGCAAGAGTGTTGCGGAGAAGATGCGTCACCTGGAGATGCCGCACTCGCCCTATTACTTCCCGGGCAACGAGGTAACGCTGCGCACCGGTATCGAGGCCCTGGCCGCCGGGGCGCTCGGCTGCCTGAACACGTGCGTCTATAATGACGGGAATTGA
- a CDS encoding sodium:solute symporter family protein — translation MSDTTIVIGITLAYLVMVLAVGLRARGQASSSLEGYVAGGRHVGVVILFFILGAEIFSAFAFLGTPGWAYQQGAPAFYILAYLSLVPITIWALGPRVAKLGRERGYLTQGDMIADHYQSRPLGMLAGVIGVVALVPYLTIQIAGAGLLFQAATDGAVPFWLGGLLAFLVVAAYVFTSGLSGIGWTNLVQGVMMIAIAWFLGLAIPERLYGGVGEMFTQLQQQAPEYLTMPGATGMGWGYFSTAVLVSAFGGAMWPHLFMKFYSADSGKTLRKVSVFYPLYAYLLVPLLFIGFAGILAFADAPLERSDTVLLKMVMEVANFSPWVIGLMLSGALAAAMSTGANLAHTAAVVLVRDVMGPTVMKHSSEKATVSATRWSVLGLSLIAYLIALLNPGSLVMILLTAYGLIVQLFPMVLGALFLPRLRRASVMAGALVGSLAYLLMDFVWSSPLGWHAGVWAMLLNVAVVAAWQRVNRATHDHQPQIRNSH, via the coding sequence ATGAGTGATACCACCATCGTCATCGGCATCACCCTGGCCTACCTGGTGATGGTGCTGGCCGTGGGCCTGCGCGCCCGGGGCCAGGCGAGCTCGAGCCTTGAGGGCTATGTCGCCGGCGGACGCCACGTCGGCGTGGTGATCCTGTTCTTCATCCTGGGCGCCGAGATCTTCTCCGCCTTCGCCTTCCTCGGCACGCCGGGCTGGGCCTACCAGCAAGGCGCGCCGGCATTCTATATCCTGGCCTACCTGTCGCTGGTGCCGATCACCATCTGGGCCCTGGGGCCGCGGGTGGCGAAGCTGGGCCGCGAACGCGGCTACCTGACCCAGGGCGACATGATCGCCGACCACTACCAGAGCCGGCCGCTGGGCATGCTCGCCGGGGTGATCGGCGTGGTCGCGCTGGTGCCCTACCTGACCATCCAGATCGCCGGTGCCGGCCTGCTGTTCCAGGCCGCCACCGACGGTGCGGTGCCCTTCTGGCTGGGTGGCCTGCTGGCCTTCCTGGTGGTGGCGGCCTACGTCTTCACCAGCGGCCTGAGCGGCATCGGCTGGACCAACCTGGTGCAGGGCGTGATGATGATCGCCATCGCCTGGTTCCTCGGCCTGGCCATCCCCGAGCGCCTCTACGGCGGGGTGGGGGAGATGTTCACCCAGCTCCAGCAACAGGCGCCGGAGTACCTCACCATGCCCGGTGCCACCGGCATGGGCTGGGGCTACTTCAGCACCGCCGTGCTGGTCAGCGCCTTCGGCGGCGCCATGTGGCCGCACCTGTTCATGAAGTTCTACTCGGCCGACAGCGGCAAGACCCTGCGCAAGGTGAGCGTCTTCTATCCGCTCTACGCCTACCTGCTGGTGCCGCTGCTGTTCATCGGCTTCGCCGGCATCCTGGCGTTCGCCGATGCCCCGCTGGAGCGCTCCGACACCGTGCTGCTGAAGATGGTGATGGAGGTGGCCAACTTCTCGCCCTGGGTCATCGGCCTGATGCTCTCCGGCGCGCTGGCGGCCGCCATGTCCACCGGGGCCAACCTGGCCCATACCGCGGCCGTCGTGCTGGTGCGCGACGTCATGGGCCCCACCGTCATGAAGCACTCAAGCGAGAAGGCCACGGTGAGCGCCACCCGCTGGAGCGTGCTGGGGCTGTCGCTGATCGCCTATCTGATCGCGCTGCTCAACCCCGGCTCGCTGGTGATGATACTGCTCACCGCCTATGGCCTGATCGTGCAGCTCTTCCCGATGGTGCTGGGGGCGCTGTTCCTGCCGCGGCTGCGCCGCGCCAGCGTGATGGCCGGGGCACTGGTAGGCAGCCTGGCCTACCTGCTGATGGACTTCGTGTGGAGCTCGCCGCTGGGCTGGCACGCCGGCGTCTGGGCGATGCTGCTGAACGTGGCTGTGGTCGCCGCCTGGCAGCGTGTCAATCGCGCCACGCACGACCACCAGCCCCAGATCCGCAACAGCCACTAA
- a CDS encoding LysR family transcriptional regulator encodes MEFRQLSYFIAVSETGSISAASRQVHVAQPALTRQIRLLEEDLGTRLLERHARGVSLTVAGQALYDEAVQLLDSRARIRARLAALGTGLIGKVSLGVTVTHLWVPQVAGLLGSYRQRYPQVGFEVFPLLSGPQLDRLREGTLDAGILYLDSAEQPGLATRLLQHDHLMLAVPDASPWATEPPSRLGELSDADFVWGFRSVSPVYYDRVMAHFARLSFAPRVVQYGADNITILSMVAAGLGIAIVPSASRAHPMPGIRFVHLAELDACDMPLWVAWNNSNDSPALHNLIEMIGTAQ; translated from the coding sequence GTGGAATTTCGCCAACTCAGCTATTTCATTGCCGTTTCGGAGACCGGCTCGATCTCCGCGGCCAGCCGCCAGGTACACGTCGCCCAGCCGGCGCTGACCCGACAGATTCGACTCTTGGAGGAGGACCTGGGCACCCGACTGCTGGAGCGTCATGCCCGTGGGGTCAGCTTGACGGTGGCCGGCCAGGCGCTCTACGACGAGGCTGTGCAGTTGCTCGATTCGCGCGCTAGGATTCGGGCACGTCTGGCGGCACTGGGCACCGGGCTGATCGGCAAGGTCAGCCTGGGGGTAACCGTGACGCATCTATGGGTCCCGCAAGTCGCGGGATTGTTGGGCAGCTACCGGCAGCGTTACCCGCAGGTCGGCTTCGAGGTCTTCCCGCTGCTCTCCGGCCCCCAGCTCGATCGTCTCCGTGAAGGCACGCTGGATGCTGGCATCCTCTACCTGGACAGTGCCGAACAGCCCGGCCTTGCGACCCGCCTGCTGCAGCACGACCACCTGATGCTGGCCGTGCCTGACGCCTCGCCGTGGGCGACAGAGCCACCGAGTCGGCTGGGAGAGCTGAGCGATGCCGACTTCGTCTGGGGCTTTCGCAGCGTCTCCCCGGTCTACTACGACCGGGTGATGGCGCATTTCGCGCGGCTCAGCTTCGCGCCGCGGGTGGTTCAGTACGGCGCCGACAACATCACCATCCTGAGCATGGTCGCCGCCGGGCTGGGTATTGCCATCGTGCCCTCGGCCAGCCGCGCCCACCCCATGCCCGGCATCCGCTTCGTGCACTTGGCGGAACTCGATGCCTGCGACATGCCGCTGTGGGTCGCCTGGAACAACAGCAATGATTCTCCCGCGTTGCATAACCTCATCGAGATGATCGGCACCGCGCAATGA
- a CDS encoding LysR family transcriptional regulator — MELRHLRYFRVVAEELNLTRAARRLHMAQPPLTRQINNLEEELGVRLFVRSPRGLAFTPAGQFFHEHTLQILDKLEATVAATRRLARSKRQLFGVGFVPSVFYGQLPRLVRELRQKDDVELTLAELTTVQQIQALKAGRIDMGFGRLRIDDEEVEQEVLFEEPMMVALPAGHPLDGKTPSLSELAEFPLIIYPAKPRPSLADMMLGLFRRRGLKVRVSQEANELQTALGLVVSGLGITLVPEQVSQLTRRGIVYSYLADTNITCPILCSRRKGEAPTEVMLAANAILDILVENRRSGRYP, encoded by the coding sequence ATGGAGCTACGCCATCTGCGCTATTTCCGCGTCGTCGCCGAGGAGCTCAACCTCACCCGAGCGGCCCGCAGACTACACATGGCCCAGCCGCCTTTAACCAGACAGATCAACAATTTGGAAGAAGAGCTGGGCGTCAGGCTGTTTGTCCGCAGCCCGCGGGGACTGGCCTTCACCCCGGCCGGCCAGTTCTTTCATGAGCATACCCTGCAGATACTGGACAAGCTCGAGGCCACCGTTGCCGCGACCCGTCGCCTGGCACGCAGCAAACGCCAGCTGTTCGGCGTCGGCTTCGTGCCCTCGGTGTTCTACGGCCAGTTACCGCGCCTGGTCCGAGAATTGAGACAAAAGGATGACGTCGAGTTGACACTGGCCGAATTGACCACCGTGCAACAAATCCAGGCGCTCAAGGCCGGGCGTATCGACATGGGCTTCGGCCGACTGAGGATCGACGATGAGGAGGTCGAGCAAGAGGTACTGTTCGAGGAACCGATGATGGTGGCGCTGCCGGCCGGGCATCCGCTAGACGGCAAGACGCCGTCATTGTCCGAGCTCGCCGAGTTTCCCTTGATTATCTACCCGGCCAAGCCGCGCCCCAGCTTGGCCGACATGATGCTCGGTCTGTTTCGGCGGCGCGGGCTGAAGGTGCGCGTCTCTCAGGAGGCCAATGAATTGCAGACCGCGCTGGGCCTGGTGGTTTCGGGATTGGGAATTACGCTAGTGCCCGAACAGGTCAGCCAACTGACGCGCCGGGGCATCGTCTACAGCTATCTCGCGGACACAAACATTACCTGCCCGATTCTATGCAGCCGGCGCAAGGGTGAAGCGCCCACGGAGGTCATGCTGGCCGCCAACGCCATTCTCGACATACTCGTGGAAAACCGCCGCAGCGGGCGCTATCCGTGA
- a CDS encoding muconate/chloromuconate family cycloisomerase codes for MMSSIESIETLLVDLPTIRPHKLSMTTMACQTLVLVRMRHSDGIEGLGEGTTIGGLSYGPESPESIKRNIDSYLAPLLIGQPSANLNALRARLQRHARGNAIAKSALETALLDAQGKRLGLSVAELLGGARQEHLPVLWTLASGDTHKDIDEAFQRLDDRRHCDFKLKIGANAVADDVRHVAAIKAALGERASVRVDVNQAWDEASAVRGIAALQDAGIELIEQPVAACHHAALIRLASRFQVPMLADEAVQDAHDGFALAAGGFSGAYALKIAKAAGPRGALELAHVARAAGIGLYGGTMLEGTIGTAAALHAWATLDDLVWGSEMFGPLLLTDDIVAEPLYYHDFGVDLPRGPGLGVRLDEDKLAYYRRKH; via the coding sequence CTGATGTCCAGCATTGAATCCATCGAGACGCTATTGGTCGACTTGCCGACCATCCGGCCGCACAAGCTGTCGATGACCACCATGGCTTGCCAGACGCTGGTGCTCGTGCGCATGCGTCATTCGGATGGCATCGAAGGGCTGGGCGAGGGCACCACCATCGGTGGGTTGAGCTACGGCCCGGAGAGCCCCGAAAGCATCAAGCGCAACATCGATAGCTACCTGGCGCCGCTGCTCATCGGGCAGCCGTCGGCCAACCTCAACGCCCTGCGCGCACGCCTGCAACGCCACGCGCGCGGCAACGCGATCGCCAAGTCGGCGCTCGAAACCGCATTGCTCGACGCCCAGGGCAAGCGCCTGGGGCTGAGCGTCGCCGAGCTGCTGGGCGGGGCTCGTCAAGAGCACCTGCCGGTGCTGTGGACACTGGCCAGTGGCGATACCCACAAGGATATCGACGAAGCCTTCCAGCGTCTCGACGACCGCCGCCATTGCGACTTCAAGCTCAAGATCGGCGCCAACGCCGTGGCCGACGACGTCCGCCACGTGGCGGCCATCAAGGCCGCACTGGGCGAGCGTGCCAGTGTGCGCGTCGACGTCAATCAGGCCTGGGACGAGGCGAGTGCCGTGCGCGGCATCGCCGCCCTGCAGGACGCCGGCATCGAGCTGATCGAACAGCCGGTCGCGGCCTGTCATCACGCCGCGCTGATCCGCCTGGCAAGCCGATTCCAGGTGCCGATGCTCGCCGACGAGGCGGTACAGGATGCCCACGACGGCTTCGCCCTGGCGGCCGGTGGGTTCAGCGGCGCCTACGCGCTGAAGATCGCCAAGGCGGCCGGTCCGCGTGGCGCGCTCGAACTGGCGCACGTCGCCCGGGCCGCGGGTATCGGCCTGTACGGCGGCACCATGCTCGAAGGCACGATCGGCACGGCGGCCGCGCTGCATGCCTGGGCGACGTTGGACGACCTGGTCTGGGGTAGCGAGATGTTCGGCCCGCTGCTGCTCACCGACGACATCGTCGCCGAGCCGCTGTACTACCACGACTTCGGCGTCGACCTGCCGCGCGGCCCGGGGCTGGGCGTTCGGCTCGACGAAGACAAGCTGGCGTACTACCGGCGCAAGCATTGA
- the catC gene encoding muconolactone Delta-isomerase produces MLFQVEMTVLLPPEMPAERAAEIKAAEKAYAQDLQRQGKWRHLWRVAGSYANVSIFDVEDNAELQEIVGNLPLFPYMQVSVKPLCRHPSAVREDDS; encoded by the coding sequence ATGCTCTTTCAGGTGGAAATGACCGTGCTGTTGCCGCCGGAGATGCCGGCCGAGCGCGCCGCCGAGATCAAGGCCGCCGAGAAGGCCTACGCCCAGGACCTGCAACGCCAGGGCAAGTGGCGGCATCTGTGGCGGGTCGCCGGCAGCTACGCCAACGTCAGCATCTTCGACGTCGAGGACAACGCCGAGTTGCAGGAGATCGTCGGCAACCTGCCGCTGTTCCCCTACATGCAAGTCAGCGTCAAGCCGCTGTGCCGCCATCCGTCCGCAGTCCGCGAGGACGATAGCTGA
- the catA gene encoding catechol 1,2-dioxygenase, with the protein MNVKIFDTPEVQDFLTAVSGFDQAGGNDRAKQIMHRLLSDLYRLIDDFDVTPEEYWATVNLLNELGAEKQVGLLSPGLGFDHYLDMRMDAADEQARLDGGTPRTIEGPLYVAGAPVAEGEARMDDGSDTDAEVMWLTGQVRDTAGQPIPGAQVEIWHADSKGNYSFFDPSQSDYNLRRTILADAEGRYRVRSIIPSGYGVPPESPTDQVLSALGRHGQRPAHIHYFVSAPGHKHLTTQINLAGDAYTFDDFAFATREELVIEGTRIEDAAEVAKRGLEGPFTEVVFDVELAPTEARELQDRHKRPRALEQA; encoded by the coding sequence ATGAACGTCAAGATTTTCGACACCCCCGAAGTCCAGGACTTCCTCACGGCCGTCAGCGGCTTCGACCAGGCGGGCGGCAACGATCGCGCCAAGCAGATCATGCATCGCCTGCTGTCGGATCTTTACCGGCTGATCGACGACTTCGACGTCACTCCCGAGGAGTACTGGGCGACCGTCAATTTGCTCAACGAGCTGGGCGCCGAGAAGCAGGTGGGCCTGCTCTCGCCGGGGCTGGGTTTCGATCACTACCTGGACATGCGCATGGACGCCGCCGATGAACAGGCACGGCTGGATGGCGGCACGCCGCGCACCATCGAAGGGCCGCTGTACGTGGCCGGCGCCCCGGTCGCCGAGGGCGAGGCGCGCATGGACGACGGCTCTGATACCGACGCCGAGGTGATGTGGCTCACCGGCCAGGTGCGCGATACCGCCGGCCAGCCGATCCCGGGCGCCCAGGTCGAGATCTGGCACGCCGACTCCAAGGGCAACTACTCCTTCTTCGACCCGTCGCAGTCGGACTACAACCTGCGGCGCACCATCCTGGCGGATGCCGAAGGGCGCTACCGGGTGCGCAGCATCATCCCCTCCGGCTACGGCGTGCCGCCGGAAAGCCCCACCGATCAGGTGCTCTCCGCGCTGGGCCGGCATGGCCAGCGCCCGGCGCATATCCACTACTTCGTCTCCGCGCCGGGGCATAAGCACCTGACCACCCAGATCAACCTGGCTGGCGACGCGTACACCTTTGATGACTTCGCCTTCGCCACCCGCGAGGAACTGGTCATCGAGGGCACGCGCATCGAGGATGCCGCCGAGGTCGCCAAGCGTGGCCTGGAAGGCCCGTTCACCGAGGTGGTGTTCGACGTCGAGCTGGCGCCGACCGAGGCGCGCGAATTGCAGGATCGCCACAAGCGACCGCGCGCCCTCGAACAGGCCTGA
- a CDS encoding Rieske 2Fe-2S domain-containing protein, with product MTSQLDRLETRVRGAVVDDPENGVFRCHRSMFTDPAFFALEMKHIFEGNWVFLAHESQLAEPGDYMTVTIGRQPVILTRDKQGELHAMLNACAHRGATLCRKKRGNKGTFTCPFHGWSFKNDGKLLKAKNEKTGAYPEGFKQDGSHDLKRLARFESYRGFLFGSLSADVKPLAEHLGETTKVIDNIVDQAPEGIEILRGTSSYTFNGNWKLGAENGADGYHVSTVHWNYSSTMDRRNYDAGGTKAVDANGWSKSQGGFYSFENGHMMLWTRLLNPEVRPVYNQKDKLETELGEARADSIVNQTRNLCLYPNVYLMDQFSTQIRVIRPLAVDKSEVTIYCFAPKGESAESRALRIRQYEDFFNVSGMGTPDDLEEFRGCQTGYQASLAEWNDLSRGAEQWIDGADDNAQAIDMKPLLSGASPEDEGLYVMHHKHWVAEMLRAIDKERSQFIATAPAS from the coding sequence ATGACCTCACAGCTTGATCGTCTCGAGACCCGCGTTCGCGGTGCGGTGGTCGACGACCCGGAGAACGGCGTCTTCCGTTGCCATCGCAGCATGTTCACCGACCCGGCGTTCTTCGCGCTGGAAATGAAGCACATCTTCGAGGGCAACTGGGTGTTTCTGGCCCACGAGAGCCAGCTCGCCGAGCCCGGCGACTACATGACCGTGACCATCGGCCGCCAGCCGGTGATTCTCACCCGCGACAAGCAGGGCGAGCTGCACGCGATGCTCAACGCCTGTGCCCACCGCGGCGCCACCCTGTGCCGCAAGAAACGCGGCAACAAGGGCACCTTCACCTGCCCGTTCCACGGCTGGTCGTTCAAGAACGACGGCAAGCTGCTCAAAGCCAAGAACGAGAAGACCGGCGCCTACCCGGAAGGCTTCAAGCAGGACGGCTCGCACGACCTCAAGCGTCTCGCACGCTTCGAGAGCTATCGCGGCTTCCTGTTCGGCAGCCTGAGCGCCGACGTCAAGCCGCTCGCGGAGCATCTCGGCGAGACCACCAAGGTCATCGACAACATCGTCGACCAGGCGCCGGAGGGGATCGAGATACTGCGCGGCACCTCGTCGTACACCTTCAACGGCAACTGGAAGCTGGGCGCCGAGAACGGGGCCGATGGTTACCATGTCAGCACCGTGCACTGGAACTACTCCTCGACCATGGATCGGCGCAACTACGACGCCGGCGGCACCAAGGCGGTGGACGCCAACGGCTGGTCGAAGAGTCAGGGCGGGTTCTACTCGTTCGAGAACGGCCACATGATGCTGTGGACGCGGCTGCTCAACCCGGAGGTGCGTCCCGTCTACAACCAGAAGGACAAGCTCGAGACCGAGCTGGGCGAGGCCCGGGCCGATTCGATCGTCAACCAGACCCGCAACCTCTGCCTCTACCCCAACGTCTACCTGATGGATCAGTTCTCGACCCAGATCCGGGTGATCCGTCCGCTGGCCGTGGACAAGAGCGAGGTCACCATCTACTGCTTCGCGCCCAAGGGCGAGTCGGCCGAGAGCCGTGCGCTGCGAATCCGTCAGTACGAGGATTTCTTCAACGTCAGCGGCATGGGCACGCCCGACGATCTCGAGGAGTTCCGGGGCTGCCAGACCGGTTACCAGGCTTCACTGGCCGAGTGGAACGACCTGAGTCGCGGCGCCGAGCAGTGGATCGACGGCGCCGACGACAACGCCCAGGCCATCGACATGAAACCGCTGCTCAGCGGGGCGTCACCGGAGGACGAGGGCCTCTATGTGATGCACCACAAGCACTGGGTCGCCGAGATGCTGCGTGCCATCGACAAGGAACGCAGCCAGTTCATCGCCACCGCGCCGGCATCCTGA
- the benB gene encoding benzoate 1,2-dioxygenase small subunit has product MDMNFLDIQAFIHREARLLDDRDWDAWLECYSKDVVFWMPAWDDDDRLTEDPQSEISLIYYPNREGLEDRIYRIKTERSGATSIPEPRTTHQVSNLEVLSQAGDKVELRFNWHTLSHRYQQTNAYFGTSFYTLDVSGGQPLIEKKVVILNNDYIHQVIDIYHI; this is encoded by the coding sequence ATGGATATGAACTTTCTCGACATTCAGGCCTTCATTCATCGCGAAGCGCGCCTGCTCGACGACCGCGACTGGGACGCCTGGCTCGAATGCTACAGCAAGGACGTGGTGTTCTGGATGCCGGCCTGGGACGACGACGACCGGCTGACCGAGGACCCGCAGTCCGAGATCTCGCTGATCTACTATCCCAATCGCGAGGGGCTCGAGGACCGCATCTATCGCATCAAGACCGAGCGCAGCGGGGCGACCAGCATTCCCGAGCCGCGTACCACCCACCAGGTCTCCAATCTGGAGGTGCTGAGCCAGGCGGGTGACAAGGTCGAACTGCGCTTCAACTGGCACACCCTGAGCCATCGCTATCAGCAGACCAACGCCTACTTCGGCACATCCTTCTACACCCTGGACGTGTCCGGCGGGCAGCCGCTGATCGAAAAGAAAGTCGTGATACTGAATAACGATTACATCCACCAGGTCATCGATATCTACCACATCTGA
- the benC gene encoding benzoate 1,2-dioxygenase electron transfer component BenC, with amino-acid sequence MSYTIALNFEDGVTRFIGCKEGETVLDAAYRQKVNLPMDCSDGVCGTCKGLCEKGEFDLGDEYLDDALSDEEAADGLVLTCQMVPSSDCVIQVPVASALCKTAVGKVEGTVAMVEPLSEDSIELAIDLDEGAELAFLPGQYIHIDVPGTGEHRSYSFSSRPGDSRATFLIRNVPDGLMSGYLTDRCQPGERLSLTGPMGSFYLREITRPVLMLAGGTGLAPFLSMLEHLSRKREEGQGCEQPIHLIYGVNKDDHLVKTDVLDAFQEQLPSFSYTTVVADEASEHPRKGYVTHHMDAEVLHDGDVDVYLCGPPPMVDAVLKHFDTQGIAPQSFHYEKFTPNQASEEAA; translated from the coding sequence ATGAGCTATACGATTGCACTCAACTTCGAGGACGGCGTCACCCGTTTCATCGGTTGCAAGGAGGGCGAGACCGTCCTCGACGCCGCCTACCGGCAGAAGGTCAACCTGCCGATGGACTGCTCCGACGGGGTCTGCGGCACCTGCAAGGGCCTATGCGAGAAGGGCGAGTTCGACCTGGGTGACGAGTATCTGGATGACGCGCTCTCCGACGAGGAAGCGGCCGATGGCCTGGTCCTGACCTGCCAGATGGTGCCGTCCTCCGATTGCGTGATCCAGGTGCCGGTGGCCTCGGCCCTGTGCAAGACTGCGGTCGGCAAGGTCGAGGGAACCGTGGCCATGGTCGAGCCGCTTTCCGAGGACAGCATCGAGCTGGCCATCGACCTGGACGAGGGCGCCGAGCTGGCCTTCCTGCCCGGCCAGTACATCCACATCGATGTCCCGGGTACCGGCGAGCACCGCTCCTACTCCTTCAGTTCCCGGCCGGGTGACTCGCGGGCCACCTTCCTGATCCGCAACGTGCCCGACGGCCTGATGAGCGGCTATCTCACCGACCGGTGCCAGCCGGGCGAGCGGCTCTCGCTGACCGGGCCGATGGGCAGCTTCTACCTGCGCGAGATCACCCGCCCGGTGCTGATGCTGGCCGGCGGCACCGGGCTGGCGCCCTTCCTGTCGATGCTCGAGCACCTGTCCCGGAAGCGGGAAGAAGGGCAAGGCTGCGAGCAGCCGATACACCTGATCTACGGCGTCAACAAGGACGATCACCTGGTCAAGACCGACGTCCTGGACGCGTTCCAGGAGCAACTGCCGAGCTTCAGCTACACCACCGTGGTGGCCGACGAGGCGAGCGAGCATCCGCGCAAGGGCTACGTCACCCATCACATGGACGCCGAGGTGCTTCACGACGGCGATGTCGACGTCTATCTGTGCGGCCCGCCGCCCATGGTCGATGCCGTGCTCAAGCACTTCGATACGCAGGGCATCGCCCCGCAGAGCTTCCACTACGAGAAGTTCACGCCCAACCAGGCCTCGGAGGAAGCGGCATGA
- the benD gene encoding benzoate diol dehydrogenase BenD, with product MMRFQDQVMVITGAAQGIGRRVAERAGAEGGRLVLVDRAEVVDEVVATIREQGGEAIAVRADLETFAGAEAAINEACAHFGRIDVLINNVGGAINFKPFTEFSADEISAEINRSLMPTLWCCRAVLPTMVAQGEGVIVNVSSAATRGIHRIPYSAAKGGVNALTASLAFEVAEHGIRVVATAPGGTEAPPRRISRGTPEPRNDRERAWFQAHIDQTRQSCLFDRYGTLDEMAAPILFLASREASYITGSVLPVAGGDLG from the coding sequence ATGATGCGTTTCCAGGATCAGGTGATGGTGATCACCGGCGCCGCTCAGGGCATCGGACGGCGGGTCGCCGAACGGGCCGGGGCAGAGGGCGGGCGCCTGGTACTGGTCGATCGTGCCGAGGTCGTCGACGAGGTCGTGGCAACGATCCGCGAGCAGGGCGGCGAGGCGATCGCCGTCCGGGCCGATCTCGAGACCTTCGCGGGGGCCGAAGCGGCGATCAACGAAGCCTGCGCGCACTTCGGCCGGATCGACGTGCTGATCAACAACGTCGGCGGGGCGATCAACTTCAAGCCGTTCACCGAGTTCAGCGCCGACGAGATCTCGGCCGAGATCAACCGCTCGCTGATGCCCACCCTGTGGTGCTGCCGAGCGGTGCTGCCGACGATGGTCGCCCAGGGCGAGGGCGTGATCGTCAACGTCTCCTCGGCGGCGACCCGCGGCATCCATCGCATTCCCTACTCGGCGGCCAAGGGCGGGGTCAACGCCCTGACCGCCTCGCTGGCCTTCGAGGTTGCCGAGCACGGCATCCGCGTGGTCGCCACCGCCCCGGGCGGAACCGAGGCACCGCCGCGGCGCATCTCGCGCGGTACGCCCGAACCGCGCAACGACCGGGAACGGGCGTGGTTCCAGGCGCATATCGACCAGACCCGGCAGAGCTGCCTGTTCGACCGCTACGGCACCCTGGACGAGATGGCCGCGCCGATCCTGTTCCTGGCTTCCCGCGAGGCCAGCTACATCACCGGCAGTGTGTTGCCCGTCGCCGGCGGCGATCTCGGCTAG